In the Syntrophus aciditrophicus SB genome, TCCTGTAGGAATCGGCATTGGCGGCGGATCTGACAAGGTCATGATGGAAAAGGTGGAAAACGACGCTGTTGCGTATGCCGTGAGCATTGCGAGGCAGAAGGGAAGGAACGTCGAATGGGTGGAAAAAGCAGTCCGGAAAAGTGAATCGATTCCAGCCGATGAAGCCCGGCAGACTCGGGTTGTCGACTGGGTTGCCGGAGATCTGAATGCCCTGCTGGAAATGATGAATGACCAGGAAGTTCAGATCCAGGGCGGCGTGAAGATCATCAAGACCAAGGGCGGCATTCTGCGGGATCGGAAGATGAATCTCCGGCAGAAGGTGCTGACGACTCTGAGCGATCCCAATATCGCTTACATCCTTCTGCTTGTCGGGCTGGCCGGCCTTTATTTTGAATTCGCTCATCCCGGGGTGATTCTTCCCGGCGTGATCGGCGGCATTTCGCTGATCATGTCTTTTTTTGCGCTGCAGACTCTTCCAGTCAATTACGCAGGAATTGCGCTGATTCTTTTCGGCCTGATTCTCTTTATTGCTGAGATTAAAGTGATCAGCCACGGGCTGCTTTCGCTGGGAGGCGTCATTTCTCTTTTCCTGGGATCACTTCTGCTCTTTGATTCCCCCGAACCGGCACTTCGGGTTGCTCTGAAAGTCATGATCCCGGCTTTGATCATCACTTCATCTTTTTTCATTTTTATTGTGAGTCTGGTTATCAAAGCGCAGGTTAGAAAAAAACATACCGGCATTGATGAATTAATAGACGCGGAAGGAATTGCCCTGACTGATATCCATGAAAGCGGTAAAACCTTTATTCGTGGTGAATACTGGGATTCCTGGAGCGAACATCCGATTGAAAAAGGTGAAAAAGTCAGAGTTGAGCGCGTTGAGGGGATGAAAATAAAGGTGACGAAAAAATAATTTGTATTAACAGGGGAGGATGGATTATGTATACGCTTGTTGTTCTGGTCGTTCTGGTCGTCATGTTTCTCGCGTCGGCTATACGGGTTCTCAATGAATACGAACGTGGTGTAATTTTTCGACTGGGTCGGGTGATTGATGTAAAAGGGCCGGGCCTGATTATCCTGATTCCCGTTGTGGATCGGATGATCAAGGTCGACATGCGGACAATCACCATGGATGTACCTCCTCAGGACGTGATCACACGCGACAACGTTTCGATCAAGGTTAATGCCGTTGTTTATTTCCGGGTGATGGATGCAAACTCGGCCGTTATTCAAGTGGAGAACTTTCTTTATGCCACCTCGCAGCTTGCCCAGACCACCCTCCGCAGTGTATGCGGACAGGTTGAACTGGACGAAATTCTATCTGAAAGAGAAAAAATCAATCTTCAACTACAGGAAATTCTTGATCGGAGTACAGATCCCTGGGGAATCAAGGTTTCTCTTGTCGAGGTGAAGCATATCGATCTTCCTGAAGAGATGAAACGGGCAATGGCCAAACAGGCGGAAGCGGAACGGGAACGGCGGGCAAAGATCATAGCGGCGGAAGGTGAATATCAGGCGGCGCAGAAGCTCATCGAGGCGGCAGCGCTGATGAGCACCCAGCCCATATCTGTGCAGCTCCGTTATCTGCAGACTCTGAACCAGATCGCTGCAGAAAATAATTCGACAACGGTTTTCCCCGTTCCCATCGACCTCTTCGGTCCCTTCCTGAAAGGAAAAGACAAAGAATGACTCCGAAGGGAAAGGTAAAAGCTGCATAGGATAGGGAAAAAAAATTGAAAGACAAAAGTGCCATTTTGACAGGGGGGTTGGTTCTGATTGCCCTCGGTATCCTCATTTTTCTGCAGAAAACCACAACATTCGGATTTGATCGGAGCTGGCCCATTTTTTTGATCGTGATCGGCGGTGGAATACTGATAAAGAGATTAGGTGATCTTGGAGGCTGGATCATTGCCGCCGTTGGGGTCGGATTTTTTCTGCTCAGAAATGGGCATCTCCACCTGGGTGAATTATCAGCCTATGTTTTGCCACTGTCACTAATACTGGTGGGGGCGGGCATGGTCTGGAAGCATATCAGGTAAATACGGGTCAAAGGGCGGTACAAAAAATGGACAAAAGAATTCTGATATTATGTGATTTTGACGGCACGACCTGCCTCAATGATATTGGAAATCAAATTTTGAACCGTTATGCAAAAGGATGGCGGGAAATCGATCGGGCATACTGTGCCAATAAAATCGGCTCGCGCCTTGCCTATCTGCAGATACAGCCTTTATTCCACGGAACTAAGCGGGAGATGACGGACTATGCTCTGCATCACGAAAAAATCGATCCTCACTTTCAGCCCTTTTACCAATCCTGTAAAGAAAAAGGCATAGACTTGAAGATAGTTTCCGACGGCCTGGATTTTTATATTGCTTCCGTACTTCGTAAGTACGATCTGCAGGAAATCGAATTTTATTCCAACAGGGTTGTCTTCCAGAGCAATGCAACCCTGTCCATAGAATTTCCCTCCCCCCGCAACGGCTGTCATCTTTGCGGAACTTGCAAATCAACAATTCTGAATTTTTACCGGGAATTTTATGATCTGATTATTTATGTGGGGGACAGTTATTCCGATGTCTGTCCGGCCATGATTGCCGATCTCGTGTTTGCGAAGCCCATTCTTTCCGAGAAATGCCGTAAAAACGGGAAGGCCTGCATTGCTTATGAAAATTTCCGGGATGTAGGGGAATATCTGAGCAAATTTCTGGAGGAGCCGGCAGGCGACGAAGAATCGCCATTCTGGGATGTTGCAACAAAACAGGGAAACTCGCGGCATCAGGAGAATCTCTGAAATATTGCCGTTTTTGTCACTGTAAAGCATTTGTCTGAATTTAATTGCTTCCTGTCCTGCTGGTTTTTAAATCTCAACGGCTCATGCAGCATCTCAAATCGCCAGAATCAAAAAATGCAAAATTCTAATTTGTAATGAAGTAGCTATTTTTGAGGTAAATAAGTAATAGGAACCGGACAGGTTCTGCGTTCATCAAAAATATACACGACTGCCGAGGAGTATAATGGATAAAAAGCGAAACAGAACAGGCGCGCTTCGCTCTTTTTTATTTGCCTGCGTCATCACAGCACCGATTCTGATATGCGCCTGCAGTCACTATATGGCCAGGCCATCCTTCGGGGAAGCAAATGAATATTTCAGTCAGGGAAACTATATAGCCTCTCTGAGTAAATATGAGCAGATAATGAAGAAATATCCGGCGGCAGGAGACAGGGTTCTTTTTGAGATGGGTATTATTTACGCATACCCTGGAAATGAGCAGAAAGATTATCAGAAATCACTGGAATGTTTCCAGAAGCTCCTGAAGGATTACCCGGAGAGCCGGTACAGACAGGACAGCGTGGAGATGATCGCTCATGTCGATAATGTCGCGATAAAAGATAAAAGGATTATCGCTCTGCAAAAACAGATTACGACTCTCGAACAGGAGCTTAAGAGCAGGGATAATGAGGTTGCTGCATTGAGAAAAAATATTGAAGCTCTTGAACGTGAACTCAAAAACAGGATTTCTGCAATCCCGAATATGCCGGCGGACCGGATACTGATTGAAAAGAGAAAACGAAGATTGACATTGATCGCAAGGGACAAGGTGCTCAAGATGTACAAGATAGCCCTGGGAGGTAACCCGGACGGTCCGAAAATAAGACAGGGCGATAACAAAACCCCCGAGGGGACCTACATAATCGATTCAAGGAACAGGGATAGCCGATATCACCTCGCCCTTCACATTTCCTATCCAAATGACGAAGACAGAAAACGGGCAAGGCGTTTGGGTGTCTCGCCAGGTGGCAATATCATGATCCACGGTCTGAGGAACGGTTTTTCGTGGATTGGAGATTTTCACACAGCAAATGACTGGACTAAAGGGTGCATTGCCGTTACGAATGAAGAGATAGAGGAAATTGCCCGTTTAGTGCGAAATGGTACAATTGTTCACATTTTGCCATAAAATGCCTCAATACCATATCACAATAATTGGATCTTATTTGGCCCATGAACCGTAATTTTAAACCTGAAAACATATTCAAAAGACTTCGTCTTGTAACAGTTGCATTTATCTTTATCTTAACTTCCCATGGATGCGCCGTACTGTACAACATTCCGGCTAAATCCCTGCCATCTTCAGGCGTTCCGGACGAAAGAATTGAACGAAATGATTTTTCCCTCACAAAAGACGCCGATGTCATCGGCCCGCTGATATACATGAGGCTTGAAAAAGAGGATACACTTCCTGACATCGCAAGACACTTCAGTTTGGGAATCAATGAAATCAGTGCAGCGAATCCCGGTGTGGATATATGGGTACCTGAGGCTGGTGAACGGATCATGCTGCCACTGAGTTTTATCCTGCCGGATGCTCCCAGGAAAGGCATCGTTATCAATCTGGCCGCCATGAGACTTTTTCAATTCAAAGGAGACGGCAAGTTCCTGACAGTGTCCACCTATCCGGTCGGGATCGGTTCTGAGGAACGACCGACACCTATGGGGCAAATGTATGTGCAGCGCAAAACAGCCCGTCCGACATGGCATGTGCCTGCTTCAATTGCTGAAGATCATCGGAAAAAAGGAGATATTCTTCCCGCTAAAGTTCCTCCGGGGCCTGATAATCCCCTGGGTGAATACGCACTGTATTTGAGTAATCCAAGTTATCTGATTCATGGAACGAATAAACCGGCCAGCATCGGTCTCAATGCAACCAATGGCTGCATAAGACTCTATCCGGAACACATAAAGAAACTGTATGAGAACACCCCGGTTAATACACGTGTATCCATCGTTAACCAGCCATATCTGGTCGGTCAGCGTAATGGTGTTGTTTACATGGAAGTCCATCCCTCATTGGAGAACTCTGCCGCGGCTGAATTAAACAGGATATATGCAAAACTGAAAACTGCTGAAAGAAAATCGGCTCGGAAGA is a window encoding:
- a CDS encoding NfeD family protein produces the protein MKRLRQIFAFLSGLLIFFMLLGICFAAHDEEKKPVFDVIRINAAITPPVADYILQSLDAAGKAGADGLIILLDTPGGLDLAMRDIVKGILGARIPVIVYVSPSGARAASAGMIITIAAHVAAMAPGTNIGAAHPVGIGIGGGSDKVMMEKVENDAVAYAVSIARQKGRNVEWVEKAVRKSESIPADEARQTRVVDWVAGDLNALLEMMNDQEVQIQGGVKIIKTKGGILRDRKMNLRQKVLTTLSDPNIAYILLLVGLAGLYFEFAHPGVILPGVIGGISLIMSFFALQTLPVNYAGIALILFGLILFIAEIKVISHGLLSLGGVISLFLGSLLLFDSPEPALRVALKVMIPALIITSSFFIFIVSLVIKAQVRKKHTGIDELIDAEGIALTDIHESGKTFIRGEYWDSWSEHPIEKGEKVRVERVEGMKIKVTKK
- a CDS encoding slipin family protein gives rise to the protein MYTLVVLVVLVVMFLASAIRVLNEYERGVIFRLGRVIDVKGPGLIILIPVVDRMIKVDMRTITMDVPPQDVITRDNVSIKVNAVVYFRVMDANSAVIQVENFLYATSQLAQTTLRSVCGQVELDEILSEREKINLQLQEILDRSTDPWGIKVSLVEVKHIDLPEEMKRAMAKQAEAERERRAKIIAAEGEYQAAQKLIEAAALMSTQPISVQLRYLQTLNQIAAENNSTTVFPVPIDLFGPFLKGKDKE
- a CDS encoding LiaF transmembrane domain-containing protein, with the translated sequence MKDKSAILTGGLVLIALGILIFLQKTTTFGFDRSWPIFLIVIGGGILIKRLGDLGGWIIAAVGVGFFLLRNGHLHLGELSAYVLPLSLILVGAGMVWKHIR
- a CDS encoding MtnX-like HAD-IB family phosphatase — translated: MDKRILILCDFDGTTCLNDIGNQILNRYAKGWREIDRAYCANKIGSRLAYLQIQPLFHGTKREMTDYALHHEKIDPHFQPFYQSCKEKGIDLKIVSDGLDFYIASVLRKYDLQEIEFYSNRVVFQSNATLSIEFPSPRNGCHLCGTCKSTILNFYREFYDLIIYVGDSYSDVCPAMIADLVFAKPILSEKCRKNGKACIAYENFRDVGEYLSKFLEEPAGDEESPFWDVATKQGNSRHQENL
- a CDS encoding L,D-transpeptidase family protein, translated to MDKKRNRTGALRSFLFACVITAPILICACSHYMARPSFGEANEYFSQGNYIASLSKYEQIMKKYPAAGDRVLFEMGIIYAYPGNEQKDYQKSLECFQKLLKDYPESRYRQDSVEMIAHVDNVAIKDKRIIALQKQITTLEQELKSRDNEVAALRKNIEALERELKNRISAIPNMPADRILIEKRKRRLTLIARDKVLKMYKIALGGNPDGPKIRQGDNKTPEGTYIIDSRNRDSRYHLALHISYPNDEDRKRARRLGVSPGGNIMIHGLRNGFSWIGDFHTANDWTKGCIAVTNEEIEEIARLVRNGTIVHILP
- a CDS encoding L,D-transpeptidase family protein is translated as MNRNFKPENIFKRLRLVTVAFIFILTSHGCAVLYNIPAKSLPSSGVPDERIERNDFSLTKDADVIGPLIYMRLEKEDTLPDIARHFSLGINEISAANPGVDIWVPEAGERIMLPLSFILPDAPRKGIVINLAAMRLFQFKGDGKFLTVSTYPVGIGSEERPTPMGQMYVQRKTARPTWHVPASIAEDHRKKGDILPAKVPPGPDNPLGEYALYLSNPSYLIHGTNKPASIGLNATNGCIRLYPEHIKKLYENTPVNTRVSIVNQPYLVGQRNGVVYMEVHPSLENSAAAELNRIYAKLKTAERKSARKIDWKKVGEVLTEARGIPVPISGPPQENADGALKTIEVAHPVKLYGRPEIPELKVDSWYVMAADQSDRTNAMRIAAIINHQGPQIPARILSKGKSYRVIAGPFNNLTDARDAVKRLKIDLDIKGILIEPAGK